In a single window of the Tellurirhabdus bombi genome:
- a CDS encoding histidine phosphatase family protein: MKQKKIYLIRHGETDYNRRGVVQGSGVDADLNAMGRAQAAAFYQAYQHIAFDKIYTSKLRRTLQSVEQFIEAGIAYESHEGLNEISWGLREGKMPNSLDNEYYRDLINNWNNGNTDMPTEQGESPEDVMHRQKPVIDLIISRPEESTVLVAMHGRAIRILLPWLIGQPLSTMDQFEHSNLCLYILTYSYETSEFTIEVSNDSTHLMTLVVPQA; the protein is encoded by the coding sequence TTGAAACAAAAAAAAATATACCTGATTCGCCACGGAGAAACGGATTACAACCGCCGGGGGGTAGTACAAGGCAGTGGCGTTGATGCTGATTTGAACGCGATGGGTCGTGCCCAGGCGGCAGCTTTTTATCAGGCTTACCAGCACATTGCCTTCGATAAGATTTATACCTCGAAACTCAGACGCACACTCCAGTCCGTCGAGCAGTTTATTGAAGCAGGTATTGCCTACGAAAGCCACGAAGGGCTGAACGAGATTAGCTGGGGCCTGCGTGAAGGCAAAATGCCCAATAGCCTCGATAACGAATACTACCGGGATTTGATTAATAACTGGAACAACGGCAACACGGACATGCCAACCGAGCAGGGCGAAAGCCCGGAGGATGTCATGCATCGGCAGAAGCCCGTTATCGATCTCATCATTTCCCGTCCCGAAGAAAGTACGGTTTTGGTAGCCATGCACGGCAGAGCCATTCGGATTCTGCTGCCCTGGTTAATTGGCCAACCGCTTTCCACCATGGATCAGTTTGAACACAGCAACCTGTGCCTGTATATTCTGACCTATTCATACGAAACCTCTGAGTTTACCATTGAAGTCTCCAACGACAGCACGCACCTGATGACGCTGGTTGTTCCCCAGGCTTGA
- a CDS encoding sensor histidine kinase, with protein MSKRKTYWLCQIIGWTSLVMFEFGAYTLEYGFVQEYFFLALANILLGIILTHLYRLMIQRWNWVRLPLIQLIPRVLASVFVLSAIMTMVNLPIDHVLVPETLVHEPLIIMGYLLSWGKSILAWVLSYTVYLYTEQNRNAAIETILLKTSIRETEAKVLRSQLNPHFVFNALNSIRALVLENPSKAQQGITQLSNILRNSLLADRRKTVELREEIKTVEDYLELEKVRYEDRLNARLKVDPKTHYLQVPPMMLQTLVENAIKHGVQKAIGGGFVELTSWLEDNLLHIRIRNTGALGDTEASNGFGLKNTSQRLELLYGPEASFRIRQETPDVVCADVVMPMQSDSILKRTDTQKVTS; from the coding sequence ATGTCGAAAAGGAAGACTTATTGGTTATGTCAAATAATCGGGTGGACCTCACTCGTGATGTTTGAATTTGGTGCTTATACACTTGAATATGGCTTTGTCCAGGAATATTTTTTTCTGGCTTTAGCCAATATATTGTTAGGAATTATTCTGACTCACCTTTACCGCCTTATGATTCAGCGGTGGAATTGGGTGCGGCTGCCTCTTATCCAGTTAATCCCACGCGTTCTTGCATCGGTTTTTGTGCTGTCGGCCATTATGACGATGGTCAATTTACCGATTGACCACGTTCTGGTTCCAGAAACGCTGGTGCACGAGCCTTTGATCATCATGGGTTATTTATTATCCTGGGGGAAAAGTATCCTGGCGTGGGTGCTGAGTTACACGGTCTACCTCTATACGGAGCAGAATCGGAACGCGGCCATTGAAACAATCCTGCTGAAAACGTCCATCCGGGAAACCGAGGCGAAAGTGCTTCGGTCGCAATTGAATCCGCATTTTGTCTTTAACGCCCTGAATAGCATTCGGGCGCTGGTGCTGGAAAACCCGTCTAAAGCGCAGCAGGGCATTACGCAACTTTCCAACATCCTGCGCAACTCGTTGCTGGCTGATCGCCGCAAAACGGTTGAATTACGGGAAGAGATAAAGACCGTTGAAGATTATCTGGAGTTGGAAAAAGTCCGGTATGAAGACCGTTTGAACGCGCGCCTGAAAGTTGACCCCAAAACCCATTATTTGCAGGTCCCACCCATGATGTTGCAAACGCTCGTCGAAAATGCCATCAAACATGGCGTTCAGAAGGCCATTGGCGGTGGATTTGTGGAACTGACAAGCTGGTTGGAAGACAATCTTCTTCACATCCGCATTCGAAATACAGGCGCACTGGGCGACACAGAAGCATCCAATGGATTTGGGTTAAAGAATACATCCCAGCGGCTGGAACTACTCTACGGTCCCGAAGCCAGTTTTCGGATCCGGCAGGAAACGCCCGATGTGGTGTGCGCCGATGTCGTTATGCCCATGCAATCAGACAGCATCTTAAAAAGAACAGACACACAGAAAGTAACTAGTTAG
- a CDS encoding zinc ribbon domain-containing protein — MELTIAQKLEALLKLQQIDSQLDEIKKIRGDLPEEVRDLEDDIAGFETRIGKFNNDIQTLDEEIDRNKNAKKDSEKLITKYKDQQMNVRNNREYDAISKEIELQTLEIELADKKTNESAFKIRNKQEEIKATQSALDERKADLKAKMQELNQITSESQDEEKALIDSRDQQATHIEERLLKSYNKIRDNALNGLAVVMVKRGACGGCFNVVPPQRQADIRDKKKIIVCEHCGRIFADVEGAPEQVSSGRR, encoded by the coding sequence ATGGAACTTACGATTGCTCAGAAACTAGAAGCACTTCTTAAATTACAACAAATTGACTCACAGCTAGATGAGATAAAAAAAATCCGTGGCGACCTGCCCGAAGAAGTTCGGGATCTGGAGGACGACATTGCTGGCTTCGAAACTCGCATCGGAAAATTCAACAACGACATTCAAACGCTCGATGAAGAAATCGATCGGAACAAGAATGCAAAGAAGGATTCCGAGAAGCTGATTACCAAGTACAAGGATCAGCAGATGAACGTTCGGAACAACCGCGAATACGATGCGATTTCGAAAGAAATAGAACTTCAGACGTTGGAAATTGAACTGGCTGATAAGAAAACAAATGAGTCGGCGTTCAAAATCCGGAATAAGCAGGAGGAGATCAAGGCAACGCAGTCTGCGCTCGATGAGCGTAAGGCGGACTTGAAAGCCAAAATGCAGGAATTGAATCAGATCACCTCTGAAAGCCAGGATGAAGAAAAAGCCCTGATCGACAGCCGTGACCAGCAGGCAACGCATATCGAAGAACGCTTGTTAAAATCTTACAACAAGATTCGGGATAACGCCCTCAACGGCTTGGCGGTAGTGATGGTGAAGCGGGGTGCGTGCGGCGGTTGCTTTAACGTGGTGCCACCGCAGCGTCAGGCTGACATTCGGGATAAAAAGAAGATCATTGTCTGCGAACATTGCGGACGGATTTTTGCCGATGTGGAAGGCGCTCCTGAGCAGGTTTCGTCGGGCCGCCGGTAG
- a CDS encoding DinB family protein, translated as MKKPQIGEYPELKYFANYIEKVDDENVIDCLSQQKKQVENLYKKLSSAELIFRYAEKKWSPKQILGHMTDTERIFAYRAMCIARGEKVPLPGFDENDYVDGANFDELSLESLLEHYHHVRSATIALGRSLTEEAQLRVGSANGHPVSARAMFSIIAGHERHHLDILAERYGFH; from the coding sequence ATGAAAAAGCCGCAAATAGGTGAATATCCAGAGCTGAAATACTTTGCAAATTACATCGAAAAGGTTGATGATGAGAACGTTATTGACTGCCTTAGTCAGCAAAAAAAACAAGTAGAAAATTTATACAAAAAATTGTCGAGCGCTGAATTAATTTTCCGGTACGCTGAAAAAAAATGGTCGCCTAAACAAATTTTAGGACACATGACCGACACAGAACGCATCTTTGCGTACCGGGCTATGTGCATTGCCAGAGGCGAAAAAGTACCCTTACCCGGATTTGATGAAAACGACTACGTTGATGGGGCTAACTTCGATGAGTTGTCCCTTGAAAGTTTGTTGGAGCATTATCACCATGTGCGCTCAGCAACCATTGCGCTGGGCCGTAGCTTGACTGAAGAGGCACAGCTACGCGTTGGCTCGGCCAATGGCCACCCGGTTTCGGCCCGGGCTATGTTTTCGATCATTGCGGGGCACGAGCGCCACCATCTGGATATTCTAGCTGAACGATATGGCTTTCACTAA
- a CDS encoding tetratricopeptide repeat protein, with protein sequence MRRLIAFLLFCLAGAISPVLAADFEFTPALQRAYADILKLKVQGAQRVIAPEVTRRNGVALYLDNYADMITLLISDDRKAFARFEAREDQRLDALRNLDANSPWQRLLQAEVRLHWAFVKLKFGQEVSASWDIIRAYRLLEENRKKFPNFWPTYKSLGVLHILIGSVPESYTWVTNLLGLKGNVKQGIQEIQMVARKDALFRTEARLIELLVQAYILKFDNADVTNLKQFVSENPDNLMLHFFATTILMKDARSEEALPYLLNRPTGPDYLPFPFTEYLKGEIFLQKGAFQQANQHYRLFLGQYKGLNFLKDTYYKQFLCFWLTDNPGDDAASVQLLRQVSNVGASVVEGDKAAQKFADLYFKKGVSANQKVLMRSRLATDGGYLDTALAVLRPYTEANFSLLAEKAEFNYRKGRILQRREEMDEAIPLFERAIALSEKSQLSFGATAALQLGYVYQQKRNVSQARRYFQKAISFKKHEYKNSVDNKARAALNEIGGD encoded by the coding sequence ATGAGAAGATTAATTGCTTTCCTGCTCTTTTGCCTTGCGGGAGCTATATCGCCTGTTCTGGCTGCTGATTTTGAGTTTACGCCTGCTCTCCAGCGTGCTTATGCGGATATTCTAAAGCTGAAAGTTCAAGGAGCACAGCGTGTCATTGCGCCGGAAGTAACCCGTCGAAATGGCGTGGCGCTCTATCTGGACAATTATGCCGACATGATTACGCTTTTGATCTCTGATGATCGGAAGGCTTTTGCGCGTTTCGAAGCGCGGGAAGACCAGCGTTTGGACGCCCTTCGTAATCTGGATGCTAATTCGCCCTGGCAGCGTTTGTTACAGGCAGAAGTACGCCTGCATTGGGCGTTTGTCAAGCTAAAGTTCGGGCAGGAGGTAAGCGCCTCCTGGGATATCATTCGGGCCTATCGCCTATTGGAGGAAAACCGTAAAAAGTTTCCAAATTTTTGGCCTACCTATAAATCATTAGGGGTACTGCATATTTTAATTGGCTCTGTACCAGAAAGCTATACCTGGGTGACAAACCTGCTGGGGTTGAAAGGAAATGTGAAGCAAGGCATTCAGGAAATTCAGATGGTGGCTCGCAAAGATGCTCTTTTCCGTACGGAAGCCCGCTTGATCGAGCTGCTTGTTCAGGCTTATATCTTGAAATTTGATAATGCGGATGTAACGAACTTAAAGCAGTTTGTGAGCGAAAATCCGGACAATCTAATGCTGCATTTTTTCGCCACAACAATCCTGATGAAGGATGCACGCAGTGAAGAAGCCCTGCCTTATTTGCTAAACCGGCCCACGGGACCCGACTACCTGCCGTTCCCTTTTACGGAATACCTGAAAGGGGAAATTTTCCTGCAAAAAGGGGCTTTTCAACAGGCTAATCAGCACTACCGGCTTTTCCTAGGCCAATACAAGGGCCTTAATTTTCTGAAAGATACCTACTACAAACAGTTTCTATGCTTCTGGTTAACCGATAACCCGGGGGACGATGCGGCGAGCGTGCAGTTGCTGCGTCAGGTTTCCAACGTGGGCGCATCGGTGGTGGAAGGCGATAAAGCAGCCCAAAAGTTTGCGGATTTGTATTTCAAAAAAGGCGTATCGGCGAACCAGAAAGTCTTGATGCGCTCCCGGCTGGCTACCGACGGGGGGTATCTGGATACAGCTTTGGCTGTGCTGCGGCCTTATACGGAAGCAAACTTCTCGTTATTGGCTGAAAAGGCGGAATTTAATTACCGAAAAGGCCGCATTCTGCAACGTCGTGAGGAGATGGACGAAGCCATACCTTTGTTTGAGCGTGCCATTGCGTTGAGTGAAAAGAGCCAGCTTTCGTTTGGTGCCACGGCGGCTTTGCAACTAGGCTACGTCTATCAGCAGAAACGGAACGTATCGCAGGCGCGTCGCTATTTCCAGAAAGCCATTAGCTTTAAGAAACACGAGTACAAAAACAGTGTGGATAACAAAGCCAGGGCGGCTCTGAATGAGATTGGAGGCGATTAA
- a CDS encoding Nif3-like dinuclear metal center hexameric protein, which yields MKIKQIATSLEKWAPLAYQESYDNAGLLVGDPETEITGVLVTLDATEAVVDEAIAKGCNLIVAHHPIVFKGLKKLTGRSYVERTVIKAIKADIAIYASHTNLDSVVGGVNFKIAEKLNLENVQILAPKSQVLMKLVTFVPNAKEGEQYATATQKVLDALYEAGAGHIGQYSHCSFKQEGTGTFRGEDGANPVLGNVGEDKKAHEDRIEVILPVQQRYSVLKALKKAHPYEEVAYYLTLLDNQNQEVGSGAVGDLPQAMQELEFLAYLKKSLAVNVIRYTPLRGQKVKRIAVCGGAGGFLLNDAIRAGADVFVTADYKYHEFFDADGRIVIADVGHYESEQFTKELISQYLLKKNPNFAVILSEVITNPVNYFA from the coding sequence ATGAAAATTAAACAGATAGCGACTTCTCTTGAGAAGTGGGCTCCGCTGGCTTATCAGGAGAGTTATGACAATGCCGGGTTACTAGTGGGCGATCCTGAAACGGAAATAACAGGTGTTCTGGTTACTCTTGATGCCACGGAAGCCGTGGTCGATGAAGCCATCGCAAAAGGTTGCAATCTCATCGTAGCGCACCATCCTATCGTTTTTAAAGGGCTTAAAAAGTTAACGGGCCGCAGCTATGTAGAACGGACGGTGATTAAAGCCATTAAAGCGGATATTGCCATTTATGCTAGCCATACCAACCTGGATAGTGTGGTGGGCGGGGTAAATTTTAAAATTGCCGAGAAGCTGAATCTGGAAAATGTACAGATTCTTGCGCCGAAAAGCCAGGTGCTGATGAAGCTGGTCACGTTCGTCCCGAATGCCAAAGAAGGCGAGCAGTATGCAACGGCCACGCAAAAGGTGCTAGATGCGTTATATGAGGCGGGGGCGGGCCATATTGGCCAGTACAGCCATTGCAGTTTTAAGCAGGAAGGTACGGGTACGTTTCGGGGGGAAGATGGAGCGAATCCAGTGCTGGGCAACGTGGGAGAAGACAAGAAGGCTCACGAAGACCGCATTGAAGTAATTTTGCCTGTTCAGCAGCGCTACTCGGTTCTGAAGGCGCTCAAAAAGGCACATCCCTATGAGGAAGTAGCTTATTATTTAACTTTGCTGGACAATCAAAATCAGGAGGTTGGGTCTGGAGCCGTCGGAGATTTGCCGCAAGCGATGCAAGAGCTTGAATTTCTGGCATATTTGAAGAAATCACTGGCCGTTAATGTCATTCGCTATACACCTTTGCGCGGGCAGAAAGTAAAGCGAATTGCCGTTTGTGGAGGAGCGGGAGGCTTTCTGTTGAACGACGCGATTCGGGCAGGAGCGGATGTTTTTGTAACCGCTGATTATAAATACCATGAGTTCTTCGACGCTGACGGACGCATTGTGATCGCTGACGTTGGACATTATGAGAGCGAACAGTTCACTAAAGAATTGATTTCTCAGTATTTATTGAAAAAAAATCCTAATTTTGCGGTAATTTTATCCGAAGTGATCACTAATCCGGTGAATTACTTCGCATAG
- a CDS encoding isochorismate synthase, producing the protein MKSRQTSSTIVTTVPTPHTLWQAACSSGFAAALWRLPNQKSKELLVDTSGKVEAAAMDFDELPMGFAVSPFINSENQQTLFLKADLYWQFGEEGSLQNEQSRYAADHPVVAPFWKKVTQPLKPTPSADKSGLTPPTIHDQERYEEIVQRAVRMLGRGEMRKVVLSRTKAIRFAQYPDVIDLFNRLCLAYPTAFVSAIYLPDRNQIWLGATPERLVSQDVNGIFRTVALAGTQSAYDSEGRLKRPSEAQWTQKEIEEQALVCRYIISCFKKIRLREFTEEGPKTVVAGNLLHLRTDFSVDTQAVNFPQLATVMLQLLHPTSAVCGMPRDQAIDFILANEGYDRELYSGYLGPVNVRHETNLFVNLRCMKLEGREGLLYAGAGITEDSVPAKEWRETELKCQTLLNAL; encoded by the coding sequence ATGAAAAGTCGCCAAACTTCTTCAACGATCGTTACCACCGTACCCACTCCGCATACGCTTTGGCAGGCGGCCTGTTCATCGGGCTTTGCTGCCGCTCTCTGGCGGTTGCCAAACCAAAAAAGCAAAGAACTTCTTGTTGATACATCGGGTAAAGTAGAAGCCGCAGCCATGGATTTTGATGAGCTGCCAATGGGCTTTGCCGTTAGCCCGTTTATCAATTCTGAAAACCAGCAGACGCTTTTTCTGAAGGCTGATTTATACTGGCAGTTTGGAGAAGAAGGGAGTCTTCAGAATGAGCAAAGTCGCTACGCCGCTGATCATCCTGTGGTTGCTCCTTTCTGGAAAAAAGTGACGCAACCGCTCAAGCCTACACCGTCAGCTGATAAATCGGGATTGACGCCGCCTACCATTCACGACCAGGAACGCTACGAGGAAATCGTGCAGCGCGCGGTGCGGATGCTGGGTCGGGGCGAGATGCGCAAGGTGGTGCTTTCGCGGACTAAAGCCATTCGTTTTGCGCAGTATCCGGATGTGATTGATCTCTTCAACCGGCTTTGTCTGGCCTATCCAACGGCTTTTGTTTCGGCGATTTACCTGCCCGACCGTAACCAGATCTGGCTCGGTGCCACGCCCGAACGGTTGGTTAGCCAAGATGTAAACGGTATTTTCCGAACGGTAGCCCTGGCCGGAACCCAGTCGGCGTATGATTCAGAAGGGCGGCTCAAACGACCTTCGGAGGCGCAATGGACGCAGAAAGAAATTGAAGAACAAGCCCTGGTTTGTCGGTATATTATTAGCTGTTTCAAAAAAATACGGCTCCGTGAATTTACGGAAGAAGGACCAAAAACCGTCGTAGCGGGCAATCTGCTGCACCTGAGAACGGATTTTTCGGTAGATACACAGGCCGTTAATTTTCCGCAACTGGCAACCGTGATGCTGCAACTGCTGCATCCGACTTCGGCAGTTTGTGGAATGCCCCGCGACCAGGCTATTGATTTTATTCTGGCAAACGAAGGCTATGACCGTGAATTATATAGCGGTTACCTCGGGCCGGTGAATGTGCGGCACGAAACCAATCTATTTGTTAATCTGCGCTGCATGAAACTGGAAGGACGGGAAGGGTTGCTGTATGCGGGAGCGGGCATCACAGAAGACTCGGTGCCAGCCAAAGAATGGCGCGAAACGGAGCTTAAGTGTCAAACTTTATTAAACGCTTTATAA
- a CDS encoding LytR/AlgR family response regulator transcription factor, with protein sequence MKALIVDDERLARNELRRLLDNFPKIEIIGEAPNADEALKLIDELQPELLFLDIQMPGKNGFELLSSIEGKSPEVIFTTAYDEYAIKAFEYNALDYLLKPIDLPRLSEAIHRVEENQHQHTEPEAIPRENTRMLGENDQVFVKDGEKCWFVKLGKVRLFESMGNYVRLHFDDQKPLVLKSLNSLEDRLDPNTFFRANRKHIINLQWIEKIEPWFSGGLLVNLRGGDKIEISRRQAIRFKELMSL encoded by the coding sequence ATGAAAGCCCTTATTGTAGACGACGAACGGTTAGCCCGGAATGAACTGCGCCGCTTGCTGGACAACTTCCCCAAAATTGAAATCATCGGTGAAGCACCCAACGCCGACGAAGCCCTGAAACTGATTGATGAACTACAGCCTGAGTTGCTGTTTCTGGATATTCAGATGCCGGGTAAGAATGGCTTTGAGCTCCTATCATCTATTGAAGGAAAGTCGCCTGAGGTAATCTTCACGACTGCCTACGACGAATACGCCATCAAGGCTTTTGAATACAATGCGCTGGATTACCTGCTGAAACCCATTGATTTGCCCCGGTTATCGGAGGCCATTCACCGCGTTGAAGAGAACCAGCATCAGCACACGGAGCCAGAAGCTATCCCCCGCGAAAACACCCGGATGTTGGGCGAGAACGATCAGGTTTTTGTTAAGGATGGCGAAAAATGCTGGTTTGTCAAGTTGGGTAAGGTGCGGCTATTCGAGTCAATGGGTAATTACGTTCGCCTGCATTTCGACGACCAGAAGCCACTCGTTCTGAAGTCGCTGAACAGCCTGGAAGATCGCCTGGACCCCAACACGTTTTTCCGCGCTAACCGCAAGCACATCATTAATCTGCAATGGATTGAAAAAATTGAACCCTGGTTCAGCGGGGGCTTGCTTGTTAACCTTCGTGGTGGCGATAAAATTGAAATCAGCCGTCGGCAGGCCATTCGGTTTAAAGAACTGATGAGCCTTTAA
- a CDS encoding site-specific integrase, which yields MELLYYFARSKKDKQYGTIKLSVVIPGQIESVYSTGIQIDRKLWGGNLRRFVEKTDWAKRRNTELRQIESDVEVVRDLLVMAGYELMPALITKAYRNLASSNLPLTLDNITEALGDSARPDLQLIEAIDWLIKHKQKDIKDESTGDTYRARRKNFVNWVQSIKRPKFLASDFNVEKALLFCDWLRCQPNGKGGLMSQNHVARHIIFIKEAIEKTVGRGLVRQDQISKFVYSRKEVKDLRHFNPDEVDLLYKLDIESCFADQQLAEKVIIVRDLFIFCCYTGFHYVDRNGLSGNNIKIRNGSPWIYKQRGKTGIMAKQKIHPVALDIIDKYGGVDYLPKVNKNDNNDWLKLLESAAGLKIGLSTKIARKTFAYMCLNVWHIDKDTVAVMMGLKSPRHISDYAEIDENRIEHAINW from the coding sequence ATGGAATTGCTGTACTACTTTGCTCGGTCCAAAAAGGATAAACAGTACGGCACTATCAAGCTATCAGTTGTTATTCCTGGCCAAATAGAATCGGTTTACTCGACCGGTATTCAAATTGATCGGAAACTTTGGGGTGGAAATTTGCGCCGATTCGTGGAGAAAACGGATTGGGCCAAAAGACGAAACACTGAGCTACGTCAGATTGAGTCAGATGTCGAAGTTGTGCGGGATTTGTTGGTTATGGCTGGGTATGAATTAATGCCTGCATTGATTACAAAGGCTTACCGGAATTTAGCAAGTAGTAACCTGCCGTTAACGCTAGATAACATTACAGAAGCTCTTGGGGATTCGGCTAGGCCGGACCTGCAACTCATTGAAGCTATAGACTGGCTTATAAAGCACAAGCAAAAAGACATTAAAGATGAATCGACCGGAGATACTTACCGAGCCAGGCGAAAAAACTTTGTTAACTGGGTCCAGTCTATAAAACGCCCCAAGTTCTTAGCTTCTGATTTCAATGTAGAGAAAGCTTTGCTTTTTTGTGACTGGTTGCGGTGTCAACCCAATGGCAAAGGAGGCTTAATGAGTCAGAATCACGTAGCAAGGCATATTATATTTATAAAGGAGGCTATTGAAAAGACTGTAGGTCGTGGACTTGTTCGACAGGATCAAATTTCAAAATTTGTCTACAGTCGCAAAGAGGTAAAAGATTTACGTCATTTCAATCCCGACGAAGTTGATCTGCTTTACAAATTAGATATTGAATCTTGTTTCGCTGATCAGCAATTGGCTGAAAAGGTTATAATTGTCAGAGATCTATTCATTTTCTGTTGCTATACAGGCTTTCATTACGTTGACAGAAATGGCTTATCCGGCAATAATATCAAAATACGCAACGGGTCGCCTTGGATTTACAAGCAACGCGGCAAAACGGGTATAATGGCAAAACAGAAAATACACCCTGTTGCCCTAGATATTATTGATAAATATGGCGGCGTTGATTATTTGCCTAAGGTCAATAAGAATGACAATAATGACTGGTTAAAGTTATTGGAGTCCGCAGCAGGCCTTAAGATTGGGCTTAGTACGAAGATTGCCCGGAAGACTTTTGCCTATATGTGTCTTAATGTCTGGCATATTGATAAAGACACGGTAGCGGTGATGATGGGCCTGAAATCTCCAAGGCATATTTCCGATTACGCGGAGATTGACGAAAATAGAATTGAACACGCCATCAACTGGTAG
- a CDS encoding hotdog fold thioesterase, whose translation MKHKWTLESLKPFHNKSIVTLLGIEFTEIGEDFIVARMPVDERTHQPFGLLHGGASVVLAESLGSIASFLSLENPEEQRAVGVEINANHIRSVREGWVYGKCTPIHRGRTTHVWDIRITDEEDRLVCISRLTTAVVDIRK comes from the coding sequence ATGAAGCATAAATGGACATTAGAATCACTTAAACCCTTTCATAACAAATCAATTGTAACTCTTTTGGGGATTGAGTTTACCGAAATCGGGGAAGATTTTATTGTTGCCCGCATGCCCGTTGATGAGCGAACGCACCAGCCTTTCGGACTTTTGCACGGAGGAGCCTCGGTTGTGCTGGCCGAATCACTGGGGAGTATTGCTTCTTTTTTGTCCCTGGAAAATCCAGAAGAGCAGCGGGCAGTGGGCGTTGAAATCAATGCCAATCACATCCGATCCGTGCGCGAAGGCTGGGTCTACGGCAAATGCACGCCCATACACCGGGGCCGTACTACCCATGTCTGGGATATTCGCATCACCGACGAAGAAGACAGGCTGGTATGCATCAGCCGACTAACCACGGCCGTTGTAGATATTCGGAAATAA